One genomic segment of Syngnathus acus chromosome 1, fSynAcu1.2, whole genome shotgun sequence includes these proteins:
- the tmem186 gene encoding transmembrane protein 186 has protein sequence MPALICSALAGRGRSHLLSCIRGSCQQLRVPLSSGVWPCASKHINLHQGCRGPLTPQITASVRCSDLSTQKYDMIYKFPHIKLFRAVSRLKLLQTGITVIILPPVYVLYLMGDASLFLVNYTTGTALFAGVMLYTASHFFRRVVGMMYLDSAHNTLKVSHLTFWGRRHDIYMPVSDVMTIADTGDSSHETVLKLKRYSTPQTLFFSTRFGQVVDKQHFEKVFGSSN, from the exons ATGCCTGCCTTG ATCTGTTCAGCCTTAGCAGGCAGGGGAAGGTCTCACCTCCTGTCCTGCATAAGAGGATCATGCCAGCAGCTTAGAGTTCCCTTGTCTTCTGGAGTTTGGCCTTGTGCATCCAAGCACATAAACCTCCATCAAGGCTGTCGTGGACCCCTTACTCCccaaatcacagcctctgtcaGGTGCTCAGATTTGTCCACACAGAAATATGACATGATTTATAAATTCCCTCACATAAAGCTCTTCAGAGCCGTGTCCAGGCTAAAATTACTCCAAACCGGGATCACTGTGATTATCCTTCCACCTGTGTACGTTCTATACCTAATGGGAGATGCCTCCCTTTTTCTTGTCAACTACACGACAGGAACGGCTCTGTTTGCTGGTGTCATGTTGTACACAGCTAGCCACTTCTTCAGGAGGGTTGTGGGAATGATGTACCTGGATTCGGCCCATAATACGCTCAAAGTGTCCCACCTGACATTCTGGGGTAGGCGCCATGACATCTACATGCCCGTGTCTGATGTTATGACTATTGCGGACACCGGGGACTCTTCACACGAGACTGTACTGAAACTGAAGCGTTATAGCACTCCCcagactttgtttttctccacacGTTTTGGACAGGTGGTGGACAAGCAACACTTTGAGAAGGTTTTTGGAAGTTCAAATTGA
- the gde1 gene encoding glycerophosphodiester phosphodiesterase 1, translating into MLQLGDDISLYSVVFVVVLLATRSPVWSGVLTGCLYLFLAMFRFPQLPTGRSRQVLHPAGFENVSVVAHRGGGHDAPENTIAAIRLASKNGASGVELDLEFSADGVPILMHDETVDRTTNGSGTLRQLRFADLAKLDASAKHRLRAKYAGEKIPTLEQAVEECIKLKLTIYFDVKGHPDEAAAALSALYNKHPILYNSSIVCSFEPKVIYKMRQTDPQVITALTHRPWSLSRFGDGSPRYLSPWKHHWLTLMDIVLDWAHHHLLWKLCGISAFLVQKNFVSQDYVQYWSQRGVEVVAWTINNGVEKQHYQELLKVSYITDSLVEDCDPHY; encoded by the exons ATGCTGCAGCTGGGCGATGACATCTCGCTCTACTCTGTCGTATTCGTGGTGGTCCTGCTGGCCACTCGCAGCCCGGTGTGGTCCGGCGTCCTTACTGGCTGCCTCTACCTCTTCCTGGCCATGTTCCGCTTCCCACAGCTGCCAACCGGCCGATCCCGACAAGTGCTTCATCCGGCCGGATTCGAGAATGTGTCCGTGGTGGCTCACCGGGGAGGCGGACACGATGCCCCGGAAAACACGATAGCGGCCATCCGACTG GCGAGCAAGAATGGGGCCTCTGGAGTGGAACTCGACCTGGAGTTCTCTGCAGACGGGGTCCCAATCCTGATGCATGACGAGACCGTGGATCGGACCACAAATGGATCAGGCACCCTTAGACAATTAAGATTTGCGGACTTGGCTAAACTTGACGCATCTGCTAAACATCGACTCAG GGCCAAGTATGCTGGTGAGAAGATCCCAACGCTGGAGCAGGCGGTGGAGGAATGCATCAAATTGAAGCTCACCATATACTTTGATGTGAAAGGCCATCCAGACGAG GCAGCTGCAGCGCTCTCAGCTCTTTACAACAAGCATCCAATCCTGTACAACAGCAGCATTGTCTGTTCTTTCGAACCCAAGGTCATCTACAAG ATGAGGCAGACTGACCCTCAGGTGATCACTGCATTGACCCACAGGCCCTGGAGCTTGAGCCGCTTTGGCGATGGCTCCCCACGTTACCTGTCACCATGGAAACACCACTGGCTGACATTAATGGATATTGTGCTGGACTGGGCCCACCATCACTTGCTGTGGAAGCTTTGTGGCATTTCCGCCTTCCTGGTGCAAAAGAACTTTGTCTCGCA ggaCTATGTGCAGTACTGGAGCCAGAGAGGGGTGGAGGTGGTCGCCTGGACCATAAACAACGGCGTGGAGAAGCAACACTACCAGGAGCTTCTGAAAGTCAGTTACATCACAGATAGCCTTGTGGAGGACTGTGACCCGCACTACTGA